Proteins encoded within one genomic window of Gloeobacter kilaueensis JS1:
- a CDS encoding aspartyl protease family protein: MEHEQIKATVSSSSASVLLQTALKAVFILPFLTTPALAEIYSSTACKADSYQAKQIESEIVVPFRSSPPPGLIAFDAYINGQGPFNLILDSGATINFISERVAQKLRLPTRSLMRPEFIGSNGSSPVQTSQETTVENLEIGNLKLSKTILRVLPSAVMPDSSALSKIDAILGLDFFQNFLIQLDYINLKAYFNNSQKVAPNCENVVFPFVVSSLGMPAIEGKIDGISARFDIDTGSSTSLTLYQPFVERNNLYRRYPNIRKYSTEGLGGTDVLYRVRATALKLGQFEIIKPLIGLISKSSKSTEVTDTAGVIGNDILSRFFVIFDVRHRQIALRKSVRFGEAFHYVAVGMSVDISSGKVTAIERKGLAEHADIRSGDQILNIDGVPYGKLTHKEIVDKLQQLPNNKVHLIVKRRNKLLNIILEFKDVL, from the coding sequence GCACTTGCAGAAATCTATAGCTCTACGGCTTGTAAAGCTGACAGTTACCAGGCGAAGCAAATTGAGTCTGAAATTGTTGTTCCTTTTCGTTCTTCTCCTCCTCCTGGGCTCATTGCATTCGATGCGTACATAAATGGTCAGGGACCGTTTAATCTTATCCTTGACTCAGGGGCCACCATTAACTTCATATCTGAAAGAGTTGCGCAAAAACTTAGATTGCCGACCCGCTCTCTCATGCGTCCTGAGTTTATTGGGAGCAATGGAAGTTCTCCTGTACAAACATCTCAAGAAACAACAGTAGAAAATCTTGAGATTGGTAACTTGAAGTTGAGTAAAACTATTCTACGTGTGCTTCCTTCGGCAGTAATGCCTGACTCTTCAGCACTTTCAAAAATTGATGCTATTCTCGGATTAGATTTCTTTCAAAATTTCCTTATTCAACTTGATTATATTAATTTGAAGGCTTACTTCAATAACTCACAAAAAGTAGCTCCCAACTGCGAGAACGTCGTCTTCCCCTTTGTCGTTAGTTCGCTAGGAATGCCAGCCATTGAAGGAAAAATTGATGGCATTTCAGCTCGGTTCGATATAGATACTGGCTCTTCAACCTCATTAACGTTGTACCAACCATTTGTCGAAAGAAACAACCTTTACAGGCGCTACCCCAACATAAGAAAGTACTCTACAGAGGGTCTTGGAGGTACAGACGTTCTCTACAGAGTACGGGCGACAGCGCTTAAGCTGGGGCAATTTGAGATTATAAAGCCTCTGATAGGATTAATATCGAAATCGAGTAAGTCAACGGAAGTTACTGACACGGCTGGCGTTATAGGTAATGATATACTCTCTCGTTTTTTTGTGATATTCGATGTAAGACATAGACAAATTGCCTTGCGAAAAAGTGTGCGTTTTGGTGAAGCTTTTCACTATGTTGCTGTTGGCATGAGCGTTGATATTTCTAGTGGGAAAGTAACAGCTATTGAAAGAAAAGGATTAGCTGAGCACGCTGACATACGCTCAGGGGATCAGATCCTAAATATTGATGGAGTACCGTATGGAAAATTGACGCACAAAGAGATTGTAGATAAACTCCAACAGCTGCCAAACAACAAAGTACACCTAATTGTAAAAAGGAGGAATAAGCTGCTCAACATCATTCTTGAATTTAAAGATGTACTGTAG
- a CDS encoding pentapeptide repeat-containing protein, whose protein sequence is MKTIRTVEELLQAYTIGRWLKGYWHQVHVSMDSPDLRGLDLSDANLGGARIDRADLRGTNLSRTYLGAVNLRGVLIDENTRMDARWHLVWEIVNQPEQNRSLRFMDLGTADLRGALLVGADLTEANLDNTDLREADLQGACLDRARLLETLAGGANFNRALLRQSDMRGCRLESANLSEADLSGSDLMGAILYRTNLRRANLTACDFSYADLREADLTGAVWDGNLTEEAKLTGTILPDGTIHS, encoded by the coding sequence ATGAAAACAATTCGTACTGTAGAAGAACTACTGCAAGCATACACTATTGGACGATGGCTGAAAGGGTATTGGCACCAAGTCCATGTGTCGATGGATTCACCGGATTTACGCGGTCTGGATCTCAGCGATGCGAATCTTGGTGGTGCCCGTATCGACCGCGCTGATTTACGCGGAACCAACCTTTCCAGGACGTATCTTGGTGCTGTCAACCTCCGTGGAGTTCTCATCGACGAAAACACGCGCATGGATGCCCGCTGGCATCTGGTTTGGGAAATAGTGAACCAGCCAGAACAGAACCGTTCGTTGCGATTTATGGATCTTGGCACTGCCGATCTGCGGGGAGCCCTGCTTGTTGGCGCGGATTTGACCGAAGCAAATCTCGACAATACAGATTTAAGAGAAGCAGATTTGCAGGGAGCCTGTCTTGATCGGGCGCGTCTGCTGGAGACACTGGCCGGTGGTGCAAATTTCAACCGGGCGCTGTTACGGCAGTCGGATATGCGAGGATGTCGTCTGGAATCAGCCAATCTCAGCGAAGCGGATTTGAGTGGATCGGATTTGATGGGCGCTATCTTGTACCGCACAAATTTGCGCCGAGCCAACCTCACTGCCTGCGACTTCAGCTACGCCGATCTAAGAGAAGCGGATTTGACCGGTGCGGTATGGGATGGCAATCTCACCGAAGAAGCGAAGCTAACAGGTACGATTTTGCCCGACGGAACAATTCATAGCTGA